From Pseudomonas hormoni:
GCGCTCAGCCAACGTGCCGTCGGTGTTGACGATCAACAGATCGAACGGCGGCGCTGACTGAAACGGCCCCACCAGCAGTCCATCGCTGCGATGGTCCTTGCTGCCGGGCGGTTGCATGCCCGGCGCCCAGGCGCAGAACGCCTCGATGGCCGACATCGCCCATGCCGCGCGGGTTTGCGCCGCCAGACCGGCCTGTTGCGGTAAATCGATCCCTTCGCGACGCACCACGTCAGGCGCCACTACCGCATAGATATTGCCTCGAGCATCGTAGAACGGCGTCATGGCGCCTCCCGTATAACCTTCGCAGGCGTGCAACATATCGCGAAACCGCGACTGGCTGTGCAAGGATGTCACCCTGCCTGAACGCGAAACCGTCCGGACGCTGATCGAACCTCACCGGTGAGTCACTGTCCCTTGGGGACGCGACGTTTTTTGCCAAGGATCGATATGACCAACCTCAACACCCAGACCACCTTCGTGCCCGGACGCCTCGAGCAGATGTCCACGCGCGTGGCTTTTTTCATCGCCGGGTTCGGGATTGCCGCGTGGGCGCCGCTGGTGCCTTACGCCAAGGCGCGGGCCGGGCTGGATGAAGGGACCCTCGGTTTGCTGTTGTTGTGCCTGGGGGTGGGCTCGATTCTGGCGATGCCCATGGCCGGGATTCTGGCCACGCGTTTCGGTTGCCGGCGGGTGGCGGTCGGCGGGACCCTGTTGATCTGTGCGGCGCTGCCGCTGTTGGCGACGGTGTCGTCGATTCCGGCGCTGATCGCCGCGCTGTTCATGTTCGGCGCGGGCCTGGGCACGGTGGATTCGACGGTGAACCTGCAAGCGGTGATCGTCGAACGGGCCAGCGGCAAGACCATGATGTCGGGTTTCCACGGGCTGTTCAGCCTGGGCGGGATTGTCGGCGCGGCGGGCGTCAGTGCCTTGCTCGGCTTTGGGGTTTCGCCGCTGGGGGCGATGCTGGTGGTGGTCGTGCTGCTGCTGATCGCGCTGTGCAAAGCCGCGCCGCACCTGTTGCCGTATGGCAGTGAAAGTTCGGGGCCGGCGTTTGCCGTTCCCCACGGCATCGTGCTGTTCATTGGCGGAATGTGCTTCATCGTGTTCCTCGCCGAAGGCGCGGCGCTCGACTGGAGTGCGGTATTCCTGGCACAGGAGCGCGGGATCGACACGGCGTATGCAGGTTTGGGCTATGCCGCGTTTGCCTTGACCATGACCGTGGGCCGGTTGACCGGAGACGCGATTGTCCACCGCCTCGGCGCAACACGGGTGGTCGTGTTCGGTGGGCTGACGGCCGCCGGGGGGCTGTTTCTGGCGACATTCGCCCCAAGCTGGGAGCTGGCGCTGGTGGGTTATGCGTTGCTGGGGGCTGGCTGTTCAAACATCGTGCCGGTGCTGTATACCGCCGTGGGCAAACAGACGGTGATGCCGGAAAGCGTTGCCGTGCCGGCGATTACGACGCTGGGTTATGCGGGGATTCTGGCGGGGCCTGCGGTAATCGGGTTTATCGCCCACGGCAGCAGTTTGAGTTTTGCGTTTGGATTGATGGCGGTGTTGCTGGTGGCGGTGGCCATTGGCGGGAAAGTGTTGAAAGTCTGAAAAGCACTGCGATTAATTGTGGCGAGGGAGCTTGCTCCCGCTGGGGTGCGAAGCGGCCCCCCTCTCTATCTGAAAAGAAAGGGACTGCTGCGCAGTCCGGCGGGAGCAAGCTCCCTCGCCACAGGTTAATCATCGCTCGTTCTATTTCGTTAGAACCCAACGCTGGCCTGCACAAAGAACGTGCGTGGTGCGCCGACGTACATGCCCGCGTTGTTATCGCTGGAGCGGGTGAAGTACTGCTTGTCGAAGATGTTTTTCACCCCGGCACCGACTTTCAGGTTCGACAGCTGCGCGCCAAAGTCATAACCGCCCCGCACGTTCCAGGTGACGTAACCCGGAATGTCGCCGTACTGGCCGTCGGCGGTGCCTTCGGTGATGTAGTTGTTGGAGAAGCTGCCATTGGCATTCACCGCAACGCCCGGCGAGCGCTGTTTGGACTGGGCAAACGCATCGAGGTTGTAAGTCCAGCGATCGATGTCATAACGCAGGCCGGCGGTCGCCACCTGACGCGAGTAGAACGGCAGGTCGCGGCCCTTGAAAGCAGGAATCTCGCCTTCATAAACAGCGCGCGTGTAGGTGACCCCGGCGTTGGCGGTCAGGCCGTCGAGCCGTGGGTCCAGTGCCGCCATGTCGTAGTGAACCGAAGCCTCGATGCCCTGGTGCGTGGTCGCGCCGAGGTTGGTCCAGCCCGCGTCGTTGCTGATGTACTGCAACTCTTTATCGAAGTCGATGTAGAACAGCGTCACTTCGCCGCCCCACACATCATCGTTGTAGCGCGTGCCGACCTCGTAGGTCTTGGCCTTCTCCGGTTCCAGGCCGTTGGCGGTGTTGTCACCCGTGCCACCCTGGCCGAGCTGGAAATACTGCAGGCTGCCGAACGAGGTTTCGTAGTTGGCGAACAGCTTCCAGGCATCGGAGATGTGATACATCACGCTCAAGGCCGGCAGTGGCTCGTTGCTTTCGATGCTGCGGTTCTTTTCCGGCACGCGCTTGCCGGCGGTGTCGAGCACGGGGCGATCGTGCCAGTCGGTGCTGATGTGTTCGAAACGGATACCGGGCGTGATGGTCCAGTTGCCGACGTCGATTTTGTTA
This genomic window contains:
- a CDS encoding MFS transporter; this encodes MTNLNTQTTFVPGRLEQMSTRVAFFIAGFGIAAWAPLVPYAKARAGLDEGTLGLLLLCLGVGSILAMPMAGILATRFGCRRVAVGGTLLICAALPLLATVSSIPALIAALFMFGAGLGTVDSTVNLQAVIVERASGKTMMSGFHGLFSLGGIVGAAGVSALLGFGVSPLGAMLVVVVLLLIALCKAAPHLLPYGSESSGPAFAVPHGIVLFIGGMCFIVFLAEGAALDWSAVFLAQERGIDTAYAGLGYAAFALTMTVGRLTGDAIVHRLGATRVVVFGGLTAAGGLFLATFAPSWELALVGYALLGAGCSNIVPVLYTAVGKQTVMPESVAVPAITTLGYAGILAGPAVIGFIAHGSSLSFAFGLMAVLLVAVAIGGKVLKV